The following are encoded together in the Notolabrus celidotus isolate fNotCel1 chromosome 9, fNotCel1.pri, whole genome shotgun sequence genome:
- the LOC117818415 gene encoding vicilin-like seed storage protein At2g18540, translated as MREEEDRKRKQQEELQQQEWGQKLQSLERQIKLESEEKEKDERMLVLAREQLKKERDDWKNKQREWWEERLKENEQIRCEEQTKLKKLQEEYETEKENNKKKREEEDRIRKQQEEKEKKAMEEKNKTQMENLKKTHEEEARKKAEEFNEFKEKHRKDFKAQKEEYEKQMRDKDVNYEKQMQDKDVNYDLLKALSAHNTEEMKKTHRAALCKTVKCVTKKKQNMQKVNNLLKKHEKETKKEQTKEVREKLKETHESEITDLLEELMKEVDSSSGCTIL; from the coding sequence atgagagaagaagaagacaggaagagaaaacaacaggaagaaCTTCAACAACAGGAGTGGGGACAGAAACTTCAATCTTTGGAGAGACAGATAAAGTTAGagtcagaggaaaaagaaaaggatgaaaGAATGCTGGTACTGGCCAGAGAgcaactgaaaaaagaaagagacgactggaagaacaaacagagagaatgGTGGGAGGAACGACTGAAAGAAAATGAACAGATACGATGTGAGgaacaaacaaaactgaaaaagctgcaggaggaatatgaaacagaaaaagaaaacaacaaaaagaaaagagaagaagaggaccGAATCAGGAAgcaacaagaagaaaaagagaagaaagccaTGGAGGAGAAGAATAAGACACAGATGGAGAATctgaagaaaacacatgaaGAGGAAGCCAGAAAAAAAGCTGAAGAGTTCAATGAgttcaaagagaaacacagaaaagacttTAAAGCTCAGAAGGAAGAGTACGAGAAACAAATGAGAGACAAAGATGTGAATTATGAGAAACAAATGCAAGACAAAGATGTGAACTACGACCTCTTGAAGGCGCTTTCAGCccacaacactgaagaaatgaagaaGACACACCGAGCTGCACTCTGTAAAACAGTGAAGTGTGTCACcaagaagaaacaaaatatGCAAAAAGTCAACAACTTACTGAAAAAACACGAAAAAGAAACGAAGAAAGAACAAACTAAGGAGGTAAGGGAGAAACTGAAAGAAACTCATGAATCAGAAATAACTGATCTGTTGGAGGAGCTCATGAAGGAAGTGGACTCATCATCAGGGTGTACAATTCTATAA